The sequence TCATTTGGTACTTTACGAACATCAAAATTAAGTCCAGCTTGCTTTAACTTTTTGAATGTATCAATATCCTTTTGATTGAAAGCAAGTACTTTGTTTGGTTGAACCTTACCTATAGAATGAGCCATTGAACCAACATTAATTGTCTTTAGTGGTATTCCACCTTCTACTGCTCTAAGTACATCTTCTGGATTTTCAAAAAGAAGCATTGCACGTTGTCCACCAAAATGCTTATCATCTTTTGCAAGTTTAATCATATGATCAACTGGAACAACATGAGCTTTAACCCCTGGAGGAGCTGCTTGTGTGATTAACTTCTTACGAAGATCATCTTTGGCAACTGCATCTGAAACTACAATAATTCTTGTAGGATTTACAGTTTTTGTCCAAGCAGTTGCTACTTGTCCATGAAGTAAACGAGAATCAATACGAGCTAAAACGTATTCAAATGATCCAGGTGCACCTGCATTAGATTGTACTGCTCCTGCTGAAGAAGTTTTACCAGCATCTGCTGCTTCCAATGCTTCGGGCTTAACTTTAACCCCTTCTTTACCTGCATTTAAGATATACGCTGCGATTTCATGTGCAGATTCCATTGAAAGACGTGCACCGTAAGCTTCAATCAACATTGGTAAATTCATACCAGCTACGATTGCCCATTTATCTTTGTGTTCTTCAAATAAAGCATTCGCTTGGTTGAATGGTGTACCACCCCAAAGATCAACTAAGAATAAAACCTCATCCTGGTTGTCAAATGATGCAATTGCGTCTTTCATTTTTGCTCTAAGATCATCAGGTCCTTCGCTAGGCATTAACGTAACAGCTTTTACGTTTTCTTGTTCTCCAAAAATCATTTTACCAGATTGCAAGATGCCTTTAGCAAATTCTCCATGACTAGCAAGAATAATTCCTACCATTTTTGTACCTCCTATTTTTTATTTGTTACAAAAAACAAAAGGCATAAGCATTGAAAAATAAAACAAGATAATATATGTTCGGATTTCTTCACAATGCTTGTACACTAAACTGAGTCATAAAAAGTTATGATAATACCTAATAAAACTGTACAAAACATGTGATATAACAAACAAATATTAAATTATTTCATTTATCTCTGCTTATGCCTGATCTAATCAGTAACATGCTAGATAATAATATTCTATTATAATCTATTCAGGAACATCACTAGATATTCCTCATTGACTACGTTTTCATAATAACATCTTTCTTATCGTATTTCAACATATTTTTTATTTTATTTTTAAAAAATATTTTCCACACTAAAATTTCACCTATTTTAAGGAAAACGTAAACATAAAACACTGCTTTATCAATAAAAATCTCCTTTATCTTCCATAGACTCATCTATTATTACGGTTACATCTTCGTGCAACTTTAATATTGTTGCTGGATTCTTTGTTGTAATGTCCCCATTTAATAATTCCTTCACTGCTCTTACCTTGTCTTCACCCTTTACCAATAGCAGTATTTTTTTTGCCTTCATTATTGATCCAATCCCCATAGTTATAGCCATAGTAGGCACTTCATTTATTGATTGAAAAAACCTAGAATTTGCTTCAATGGTGCTTTGAGATAGATTTGTTACATGTGTTTCTGATATCAAAAAATCATCTGGTTCATTAAATGCAATATGTCCATTATTTCCAATACCAAGGATTTGTATATCAATTCCACCTAGTTCATCTATTTTTTTGTCATAGCTCTTAGCCTCTATTTCAAGGTCTTCTGCTAGACCATTTGGAACAAGTGTATTTGCTTTATCTATATTTATATGATTAAATAAATTCTCATTCATAAAATGTCTATAACTTTTAGGATTTTCTTCTCCAAGTCCAACATATTCATCTATATTTATTGTTTTTATATTAGAAAAATCTATTTCTTTATTTCTATTCATTTCTATAAGCTTCTTGTACAATCCAATTGGAGTACTTCCTGTTGCAAGCCCTAGAACCGCATCTGGTTTTTCAGTAATTATATCTTTAAATATTTTAGCTGCAGCACAACTCATTTCCTCATAATCTTTAACTACTAGTAACTTCATTGATAATATTCTCCTTTGTTATTAATTAGTTAAACAAACCCTATATCTATACTTATCTCCTCTTGCTATAGTTATAGTGTATTCAATGATTCCATTTTGCTCATATGCTATTCTTTCAAATTTTAACCCCGCCTGTCCTTGAGGTATCTCCAAATAAATACTTTCTAGTTTATTTATCAAAACACTCTCGATTACCTCCTCTGCTGAAGTAATATTTATATTAAAAATATTCTTTAATAATTCATACAACGGAGCTTTTTCAATCATTTCTTTAGTTAATTCTTTAAATCTTTCATATGGCAAATATGTTATTTCATACATCATTGGGGTATCATCTGCAATTCTTATTCTTGAGATTTTAAATACAGGTTCATTTTCTTCTATTTTTAATTTTCTAGATATCTTATTACTAGCTTCAATAATCTCAAAGTTTAGTAATTTTGAAGTTGGTTTTTTCCCATGCTTTTTCATTTCTTCTGTAAACGATGAAACCTTTATTAGATCTTGCTCTACTACTTTAGGAGATATAAAATTTCCTTTTCCTTGTACTTTATAAATATATTTCTTCTTTTCTAACTCGTCTAAAGCTTCTCTTACAGTAGTCCTACTAACATCATACTTTTTGCAAATATCTCTTTCAGAATCTAACTTATCATTTTCATCCATTTCATTTTGTATTTTTTCTATAAGAATATTCATTAATTGAACATATAACGGAATTGTTGAATTTTTATCAATTTTAGTCATAAACGCACCTCTTTTAGTTCTAGCAGTTTTATGATTAATTATAACCTTACTTAATACAAAATAAAATATTAATAAGGGAATTCCTTTAGACATACAAACTATAGAGAGTTAATTCCAACTGGTAATTACCACTCCAACAAAATTATAATTAATTATTATCCTTATGTCAATATATACTTGAAAAACTATTTATAAATCATATATAATTAACTTAAACAACTGGTAACATCCACTAATAAAACAAAAGAAATTACACTTAAAGGAGTAGTAACATGATAATAAAGAATTGTAATATAATTTATCTAGATAAAATAGAACAAGGCTCAATACTTATAGAAAATGGGAAGATTAAAGAAATAAATCCTAGTAAATACTATGATGAAGATGTATTAGATGCAAATGGCTTATACATTTCACCTGGTTTTATTGACGTTCACATTCATGGTGCTGGTGGTTATGACACAATGGATGGTACCAGTGAAGCAATCAATACTATTTCTAAAACAATAGCTAAACACGGGACAACTTCCTTTACTCCTACTACTATGACTGTTTCTATAGAAGATATAAGAAAATCATTAAGTGTTATAAAAAACCTTAAGAAAAGTGGTTGTGATGGCGCTCATGTTTTAGGGGTTAACTTAGAAGGTCCTTTTATAAATCAAAGCGCAATTGGTGCACAAAATCCTAAATATATTTTACCCCCATCTATTTCAACTTATAAGGATATAATAAAAGATTATGAAGATATTATTATTTCAATAACACTAGCACCAGAAATTGATGGCGCTAAGGAACTTATTAAGTATATATCTGATACTGGAGTTGTCTGCTCACTAGGTCATACAGATGCAACTTATGAAGAAATGATTGAAGCTATAAAGTGTGGTGCTAGCCATTCAACACATTTATATAATAGAATGTCACCTTTAAATCATAGAGATCCAGGGGCTGTAGGTGCTACTTTTGATAGCAACATAACTACAGAAACAATTTCTGATGGAATTCATGTTTCAGATGTAGCTTTAAGAATTGCATACAAGCAAAAAGGTACTGATAATGTTTTATTAATATCTGATGCCATGATGGCCTGTTGCATGCCAAATGGTGAATATTCTTTAGGCGGTCAAAAAGTCATAGTAAATAATGAGGAAGCACGCTTGGAAAATGGAGCTTTAGCAGGTTCTGTGCTTACCCTTGATAAAGCTGTTAAAAATGTATATAAAAATTCAAACTTACCTTTACATGAAATTGTGAAGATGGCTTCATTTAACGGAGCAAAACATTGTAAAGTGGATAATTATAAAGGACAAATTAAGGAAGGCTATGATGCTGATTTAATACTATTTGATGATGATATTAATATAAAGAAAGTTTTTATTTTAGGAAAGGAACTATAATTGACTTTTCTTTAAAAATAAAGATAACTAATAGATAAAAAGTAATAAAGTCACCTGATTTATTCAAGTGACTTTATTTACGAAAGTATTAATCTAGTTGTAACTATTGCAATCTTTATTATTATCTTGGATAATCTTGATATTGTTGTATACGAATTTTTACCTCTACTGGATTATCCTTATATCTAAACCAATCAAAATCTATTGAGCAATATTTATCATCTGAATCTGACCTTATAGAGTCATAGTTTTTATTTTTTTCAGCTTCTATTGCTTGATTTATTTTTTTTTGTGCTTCCTCTAAATTAATTTTAGGATAAACAACTTTTAATATATTCTTTGCTTTATCATTTAACTCTATTTTTCCATCCTTATCTTCATCACAAAGTGTTAAATTTAGCTCTGAAAATGTTAATTTATCTTTGCTATCATCATTAAAAAACAACCCATACTCAACTCGCTTGATGTATTTATAGGCATCCTCATCGTCATTGTTAATTACTATTGAATACTTTAATTGACTTTGTGTTCCTGCTTTTACAAAGCCATCCGGTGCTGCTCCTTCTGCACCATCTGTACCATATCTAGAATCTAAAAGAGCACATATTTTATCATAATCACTTAGGAAAGTCTTTGTTGTTTTTAATTTAAAATCAAATTGTGCATCATTTTTACCAAAATTACTTGTTACAATTTTCTCTGCATCTAATTTATCCTTTTGTTGCATTCCATCTTTGTTTGTTACTTCTTGTTTGTCTTGCTTGTCTTGTTTTTCTTGTTGAGGTTTCTTAGTTTCTTCTGCATTGGTTTTACTAGCAGCTTTTTGACAACCTGCAAAAGTTACCAACGATAAAACAATCATCAACATAGAAATAATTTTTTTCATTTTAAAATCCCCCTTAAATACTCTGTGTCTATACATTGTCATTATTCATAAACAGCTATATTTCGACCCTTTTTCTGTTGTAATTATATATTTACTTCAAAATCGCCATAATAATACCATTACAAATAATGAACATTTTTACAGTGTACCATATTTCTTCATCTTTTTCAATATTACTCTTCATTAGCTTCATCAGTCTGTGAAACTAATTCAAAGCATTTTCCTAATTGCTCACTTTTATTAAATACTTTTGTATTTCTTTTATTTTCATACATATTTTTATCTGCTATTTTGCAGAGTTCTTCAAAGGTTTCTCCATGATTGGAATAAAAAGCATTCCCAATTCAGATTCCAATTTTCAGCTTAAAATTGCCCTTCTATTAAAAACCAAACAGCCTCATGCTGCAATGGGATGCTACTATTTTTTTGAACTTTATACTAATAATTAATGCTTTTTCATATTTGTCTTTTTCTCATACATCCTTTTATCTGCTATCTTCATCAATTCATCTATATCTTCTGAATCAGTTAAAAATTCTGCTAGTCCATATGCAAACTTAATATTATTTACCTTATAATCAAATTTCAAATCATAATTATTTAGTGTAACTGAAATATTATCTATAAGATTAATAACTTGTTCCCTACTTTTATTAATAAATAGTACAGCAAATTCGTCTCCTCCAATTCTACCCAAAACATCAACTTCATCAATTCCCATGTTAAAAACTTTAGCAAAAGTTTTTAACATTTCATCACCCTTATCATGGCCATATGTATCATTAATAATTTTAAAATCATTCAAATCTATCAATGCTACAATTAAAGGTGAATTATTTGTCTTTGATTCATTAATATTTTTAATAAACATTTCCCTGAAGTAACTTCGCTTACAAACCCCAGTTAAGGAATCATATCTAGACATATACAAAATATTTTCTAGTAATCTAAAATTCTTTAAAGCTATGGCAATATCATAGCATATGTATTTAAGCATATTTTTATCTTCTTCATCAAAATCTTTTTCGTCTTCTGTATTAATCAGAGTTATAAGCCCTGCTACTTCTCCATCAATTCCAATAAAGCAACATAAAACCTGCCCTGGTTCCTTTTTGAATATACTTCTCCAACAATTATACTTGTCTGGTTCTAAAAATGAATTCTCATCTATTTTTTCAATAATCATAGGATTAAACAATCCGTTCTTAATTATTTTATTATATAAATAAACACTATCCAAATCATATGTTATTTTTTTAATTTTCTCAAAGTCATATCCACTACCAGCCTTATAATATAATTTATTATCTTCAACCAATAAAATATTTCCTACTTTTCCTTTGTTAATAACCTTTAGTATTTTATGAAGTAGTACTTTAATAAAATACTCAAATTCACCAGACGATATCATTTCACTACTTATTTGAAGAATTGACTTTGTTATATTATTCATTCTAGAAATTCTACGCTTTTGCTCTTCCAATCTATCATTAATTTCTTCTAATTCCTTTGTTGATTCATCTACAAGCTTTGTAAAGGCTTCAATTATACCGTGTTCTTTTTCCTTTGTAAATTCTTTACTCCTGCATATAGATTTTTCAGTTTTATCAATATAATTTGCTTTTCCTTCTGAAAGTCCTAAAATTGTCATTGATACATTTAGTAATTTATTTGAATTATTAATTGTAAAAAATTCACCATAGGCAAAAAAGCCAGCAGTTGGAGCAATATTATTTAAGTTGCTTAAATTGAAATCAATTTTTTTCTGCATGAAAGTTTTTCTTATAAAGCATGAATATATAAATAGTGCTTGAACATTTTTCCCCAATAATTTATTGCTTATTTCTATAGAATTATCAATTATCATATTAATATTTCCATAACCTAACCTTACTTTATCATTAACTTTAAAATTACCGTAAAAATTTAATGAACCATCATCATTCAATAAGTAAGGTACTTTTCCAATTTCAATTCCATCTTCTACTGCTATTAATGGGAATGGAATGGTAGACATCGGAATATCTTTAACTACTCCTTCTCCAAGATATTTCTTATAAATATCAATAGCTTTTATATTATCTATTGTATAAACTCTATTATTTATTACTTTTGTAATAGTCATTTGCTTTCCAATAGGGGACCAGCCAAAGCTTTGGTCTGTTTGAACATTTAATTGTTCTCCACTTAGTGAAACAATTGCAATGCCATTACTACTAAGTCCATGTTTTGTAAACACAATAGTTTCTTTTAGTTCTCCGTTATCCCCAGCTCTACCACCACAAATAATGACATTACTATTAGCATCCTGTATTCCCTTAAGGATATTATTGCTTTTTACAAGTAACCCTCCAATAAATAGTATTAAAACCTTTGTGTTTTTTTCTACAAATTCTTTTACGATATTTTTACCCAACTCATATTCATCGTTATTACAATTTAAAAGCCTTGATTTTATTTTGCTTTTCTCAAAAACAGTAATAGATATTATTGTACTGTAATCATATGATTTTTTCTTTAATATCTCTCCACCTGTTGTTGTTCCTATTATTTCTGCATGAGGTAATATACATAATATCTCATTTACAACATTCTGAATAAATTCTCTTTCTGGTGTACCAGTAAAAACTTGAACAAATATGTTAGCATATTTAGCTATTTTTTTATTGTGAATAAAAGACTGTAACTCCTGAAAATTATTATATTTAACTCCATATTGTTTCATAAACCCTCCAAATTATACTGGTATTAACATAAACCAATTCTACATTTGAATTAGCCTACTTCCTAATTGCATCAGCTCTAATTAATCTAATAGTATTATACTATAAATCTTATTATTATAGGTTTTAAAATTCACTGCTCTAATTTTCTACATAAAATTTCTAGTATCTTATCATAAAATGGCTCATTTATTTTAATGCTCATATTGTCGTAACCATTTTTGAAATATATCCATCAACTTATGAACCATCCCTAAATTAATAACCATAATTATAAACCCTAAAATTGAGTAAATGATAACTGTACTTAATATAGAAGAATTTTCATATTCAAAAAGTCACGATTGTTTATCGTGACTCTTAATCTACTACTATAAATTTTATAAAAAAGATTTTAAATGCATATCATTTATTGATTTATTTCTAATGAAGCCCATATGCTCATAAATTTCTATTGCTGGGTTACCATTAATAACATATAATCTTGTAGCTGGATATTTAGCGCTTGAGCAACTGATGGAATTCTTAAGTAGGTAACTTCCAACACCTTTTCCTTGATGATCTGGTCTAACAGCAAAACTCATTATTAATGGTAATCCTTCAAACTCCATATGTAAGCATAAACCTACAATTTCGTTAGCTGGCTTATAAAACATTACTTTTGAACTATTATACAAAGTAGAATTATCCTTAATATACTGCATAGCGCTTTCTACATGTTCAACATAGAACTTTTTACTTTCAACAGATTTCATTGCTGGATTAGCCCTGTAAGCTGCCATTATCACTTCTGCCATTTCATATTTATACTCATCAACAATATCTCTCACTTCATACTTTTCAGGAATAATAGGATTAATTTCTTCAGTAGTTCTAATCATCCAAAATCCACTTTCAGTAATTTCACAATTTTTACTTTTATAAAATGGAAGATACTCTTCTATTATTTCTTGAAGGAGTATTTTTTCATCTTTATTTGATATAGTTTTCAAATACTTTAAAAGCTTATCTGCTAAGTATTCATAATCATTATATGGTGGGACAACAAATAAATCAGTCATAAAATTAGGCTTTATAAAAACTCCACCAACAATCTTATTTTCTTTATAAATCAAATATCCTGAATCTATGTATTTTGCTTTCTTAAGCAACTCATTTGGTGAATTTCTGAAATAATAATCTGAATACTTATGTCCATAATAAACAACATGATATTTAGAAAATACCTCTGGTTCTTGGTAGACAATTGTTATGTTATCTCCTAAATCTATAATTTTATCTCTAACTTTCATTTCTGTACTCATTATAAAATCCCCCTGCCTCTCATAATACTCTTACTTTTTATTATATTTTAGGTCACATACTGCCTTAATAAAATATACATTTTTACTATAGTTGTTTTATGCACAAAACCTCTGCAAATAAAAATCTACAGAGGTTTTTATATAATATGATTATTCTTTCATGTACACAATCTTTTTAATAGTATCATAAGAAAGGTTGTACTTATCCATAAGTTCATCAATAGTTTTACCATTTTCTTTATCCAGTCTAATTCTTTTATTTCTATCTAAAATTTCTTGCTTTATGCCAGTCTTACTCCCCCACCCATTTTTTAATCCTTCTGGTTGTGGAATATATAACATCTCTCCAGCAATATATTTTTGAATCTCATTTAGTAGATTTTTTGGTAATACTTCCATGGCATTGATATATTTCATTCTAATTTGCTCCTTCATCTAAAAATAGTTCAGGATGCAAAATCAGACTTATTAACATTTCAAATTAGAATGAATATGGCGATTTTAATTATCTCTATGCAGCTATCGCCATTGTCTATAAGACTGATTCTGCATAGAGCTTTCTAGATGTTATTGCCTTACCTCTAAAATAACTTAAATATAATTTAACCATTCTTAGTTTTTCACCCCCAATATTAGTTGCATCATGCTAGAAAAAATCTTGAAATATAATACCTTAGCTTTTCTTTTATTATTAAATCTAAAATGTAAAAATAAACTTAAAAATATTAAAAAGGCACTATTTCTAGTACCTTATGAAATTAATATTAAATACCTACTCTAACAGTGATCCACAATACTCACATTCACAAACTTGTCCTCTAACAACTTTATTATTTCCACCACAACTTTTACAAACAACTACTTTTACTTGTAATTCATTAGCAGTCCCATCCATTTGAACATTACTAGTAAAGTCATTTTGTTTTGTTTTCTTGTTTGTTAGAACAATTTCTCTATTAGAAACATCAATATATGCACCTTCAAAATATCCATTATCAATCATTTTTTGCAAATCTTTAACAGCCTCTTCATAACTAATAGGCACTGCTGCTGCTATATTATCAATAGATGTTTGATTATTATTTATAATAATTGCTATATACTTTTTCAACTTTTCTGCGTTAATTTTCATCTTCTTAGCAGCATATATCATAACTGCACCACCACCGCCAAAAAACACAAGTGCCACCATTAATTCTCCTGTAGTTGACGAACCATCTTCTGTCTTTAGATTTCCTGTAAGAATCATAAGAACAGATATCACTGATAGTGCTACAAATACCCACCCTAAAATATTAAATGTCTTACTGTTTTTTAGTGTTGCTGACTTATCTATTGATATCTTTCTGTATAAAAGAATTAAGCCTACTGGCCAAAAAAATATCAATAGTAGTATAATTGTTTTCCATGATGTTGAATTGTTCTCTTGTACACTATTTGCCATAATTATCTCCCCTTAACTAATTTAAATTCATAATATTGATATTTACCAAAGTTCCTTTTTCTATTTTATTTATTACCCAAAAACTTTTACATGTTAAAGTAATATACTCATGCTTAGGCACATTGCTTGTATTGTCTTGAAGTACATTGGTTTTATGCTCGTCCAAACCTTGCATTCTTGACTTCAATTTTCCGTTTATTTATCAGCATAAACGTACTCTCTAATAGTTTTAAGACTTCACTTTCATCATCTTCTTTAAGTAAAACTAATTCTAACTTTGCTAAATTACAATCAATTTCATAATCGCATGGCACCCAAATCGATATATCAGTAAACCTCAAATCCTCCGCAATCTTTGCTAACTGTGTTTTATATTTATCATTACTTGGATCTTGACTTAATAAATTAAATTTGTCCACAATTGAACTAAGTTTTACTGCTACATTAATCACTTCATCACTACTCTCTTTAATTCTTACAGAAGTTTTGTAGAAAACAACAAATAAAATTGTAGCAATACCAAATAGCACAACTTGAATTGCTGCAAGTAGCTTCACTGATTCTTGTACTGAAATAATATAATACACAGAAACTATCATTGAAATTATTGAGTATATTAATAGCACACCTCCACACCCAGCACGGATAACTATTTGTGATGCTTTAGTCGCAAGATATTCAAGCATTGTAAGACCACAAAATAATATTATCTCTACAAATAATAAAAAGATTAAACTTATCCAAGTGGCTGCTACTCTATCTTTAGTTATCATAAAGAATATAAAAATTGTAAGTATAAATACAATTATTCCACATAGCCGAAATATTTTACCTCTTTTATTCATATACTACACTTCCTTACTTGAGGTTCTCACCACATTCTGGACAGAATTTAGGATTACCTTCAATAACAGTTTCACATTTAGGGCATCTTTTTGTTAATGCTTGTCCGCACTCTTGGCAGAACTTCGCGCCCTTTTGAATATCAGCACCACAGTTTGAACACTTTTGAAGCTTTTCATAACCACATTGTATACATTTAGTAACGCCTTCAGCTAAATCAGCTCCGCAGTTTGGACATGGATTGTACTTATTCCCACACTCTGGACAAAATTTAAACTTTCCAGTTAATTCACATCCACATTTACTACAAAGAATTTTACCCATTTTGGACCCTTTTCTTATCTCTTCTGTATCAAAACCACATGAACCACAGAAACGCTGCCTTGCATCAATCTGCGAATGACATTTAGGGCACTCTTTTGTTTCTACTGATTTCCCTGTATTCATTTCAGTTGTTATCCCACTCAAAGTTCCACCAACTGCACCACCTAATCCGACACCCATACCCAATCCAATTCCAGCTCCAATAAAAGGTGCTGAAGAAGAACTTGTATTCTTAGCTGCTCCCTCTAATGTGTCAAAAGAACGCTCTTGCTGATAGCTATACCCAAGAATATTCATTTCTGCTCTCTTAGCTAATGCTTCTTTTAATTTAATAACTGCTGAATCATCTTCTGGTACACTAATATCATTAACGTAGAAATTAACAAGTTGGATACCATAATCTTTCATAGTTGGCTCAATACGTTCTTTCATATAATTTGAAAGTTCATCTATGTATGCATTAATTTCAAGAACACTTATTTCCTTTTTGACTAAGTATGATGAAATAGCATCTTTAACTTTTGTTATGTAAAGCCCTCTAAAGTATTTAACTATATTCGTTTTATCGAATATTGGCAATGTACCCACAAGCTTAATTAAAAACTTTTTAGAATCTTCAATTTGAATACCAAACATACCATTGGACCTAACAGGAGTAAAAAGTCCATATTTAGGATCTTGAATTTGTATAGGTGAAGCTGTCCCCCATTTTATATCTAATGAATAAGCTTTATTAATATACCAAACCTCTGCTGTAAATGGAGAACGTCCTCCAAATGGCAGATTAACTATTTTATTAAGCAACGGAATATTATCTGTATCTAGTGTATGACGACCACTCTGAAATACATCAAGTGCTTTTCCACCTTTAAATAATATTGCTTCTTGCGATTCATTAACTATTAACTGTGACCATGTCCCTAACTCTTCACTTGGATATTTCCATGCAAATGTATCAGGACCCCCATTATATTTGATTACTTCTATAATAGCCATAATGTCCCCCTTTGATTATTAATCAGTAGATTCCATAACTCATAATAACCCTTTTTGTATTTTAATTACTAATCATATTAATACTACCACCGTTTAATTTAAAACACAATATTACATAATTTTATAACTGTATATAATTGATTTACTTACAAACCATAAAATCCTAGACAATACTACAGTAATCTTGCCTAGGATTTAAATTGTTGAGATGAAGTACTTTTAAACTCCACTACTATCTTTTATTATACTATCCCCAAAAGCTTATCAT comes from Clostridium sp. TW13 and encodes:
- a CDS encoding SPFH domain-containing protein; amino-acid sequence: MAIIEVIKYNGGPDTFAWKYPSEELGTWSQLIVNESQEAILFKGGKALDVFQSGRHTLDTDNIPLLNKIVNLPFGGRSPFTAEVWYINKAYSLDIKWGTASPIQIQDPKYGLFTPVRSNGMFGIQIEDSKKFLIKLVGTLPIFDKTNIVKYFRGLYITKVKDAISSYLVKKEISVLEINAYIDELSNYMKERIEPTMKDYGIQLVNFYVNDISVPEDDSAVIKLKEALAKRAEMNILGYSYQQERSFDTLEGAAKNTSSSSAPFIGAGIGLGMGVGLGGAVGGTLSGITTEMNTGKSVETKECPKCHSQIDARQRFCGSCGFDTEEIRKGSKMGKILCSKCGCELTGKFKFCPECGNKYNPCPNCGADLAEGVTKCIQCGYEKLQKCSNCGADIQKGAKFCQECGQALTKRCPKCETVIEGNPKFCPECGENLK